Proteins from a single region of Cystobacter fuscus DSM 2262:
- a CDS encoding 3-dehydroquinate synthase family protein produces the protein MPSTASTAIPTPDVKSPHRGSLLIDGAKQGGHESYRVTVQREDRYDILVGRDSLARLDELLAPVMKANDANSAVVITDNHVGPLYAELVMKRLSAAGVRAQCVVIPAGEPSKSVAQAQRLWDELRSRSVRRRTVLVALGGGVLCDLVGFAATTYLRGIPYVNIATSLMGQVDGAIGGKVGVDHSTGKNLIGGFYHPALVVIDPSYLATLPLAEVINGLAEVVKVALIGTPGLFEQLERLPMQQDWALDQPAPRHLIEGLGPIIPAAIGKKLEMLAPDPFEQDLRRLLNLGHSVGHGLEAATNYVRYRHGEAVAIGIATVTALSVGMRLASVDTLRRVLRLLRKLRLPVSVPDDLRAVVWNHLETARLVRNGRLLLVMPTAIDQCTIIDDITRSQYDTACQLVDQEAKACD, from the coding sequence ATGCCATCCACTGCATCCACAGCCATCCCCACCCCCGACGTGAAGTCTCCTCATCGCGGCTCGCTCCTCATCGATGGAGCAAAACAGGGAGGACACGAGAGCTATCGCGTCACGGTCCAGCGCGAGGATCGCTACGACATCCTCGTGGGCCGGGACTCCCTGGCCCGGCTCGACGAGCTGCTGGCCCCGGTGATGAAGGCCAATGACGCCAACTCCGCCGTGGTCATCACCGACAACCACGTGGGCCCGCTGTACGCGGAGCTGGTGATGAAGCGGCTGTCCGCCGCGGGCGTGCGCGCCCAGTGTGTCGTCATCCCCGCGGGCGAACCCTCGAAGTCCGTCGCGCAGGCCCAGCGGCTGTGGGACGAGCTGCGCTCGCGCAGTGTGCGCCGCCGCACCGTCCTCGTGGCCCTGGGCGGAGGCGTGCTGTGCGATCTCGTGGGCTTCGCCGCCACGACCTACCTGCGGGGCATTCCCTACGTCAACATCGCCACGTCCTTGATGGGCCAGGTGGATGGGGCCATCGGGGGCAAGGTTGGTGTGGACCACAGCACGGGCAAGAACCTCATCGGTGGCTTCTACCACCCGGCTCTTGTCGTCATCGATCCCTCGTATCTCGCCACCCTCCCCCTCGCCGAGGTCATCAACGGCCTGGCCGAGGTGGTGAAGGTGGCCCTCATCGGCACCCCCGGGCTCTTCGAGCAGCTCGAGCGGCTGCCCATGCAGCAGGACTGGGCGCTGGATCAGCCCGCACCGCGGCACTTGATCGAAGGCCTCGGCCCCATCATCCCGGCGGCCATCGGCAAGAAGCTGGAGATGCTCGCGCCGGATCCCTTCGAGCAGGACCTGCGCCGGCTGCTCAACCTCGGGCACAGCGTGGGCCATGGCCTGGAGGCCGCGACGAACTACGTGCGCTACCGGCACGGCGAGGCGGTGGCCATCGGGATCGCCACCGTCACGGCGCTCTCCGTGGGGATGCGGCTCGCGTCCGTGGACACGCTGCGCCGGGTGCTGCGCCTGCTGCGCAAGCTGCGGCTGCCCGTCTCCGTGCCGGATGATCTGCGGGCCGTGGTGTGGAACCACCTGGAGACCGCCCGGCTGGTGCGCAACGGCCGACTCCTGCTCGTCATGCCCACGGCGATCGACCAGTGCACCATCATCGATGACATCACCCGGAGCCAGTACGACACCGCGTGCCAGCTCGTCGACCAGGAGGCGAAGGCATGCGACTGA
- a CDS encoding sugar phosphate isomerase/epimerase family protein, translating to MRLSLASTAYMDLPLGEAVSRVKELGLECIDLAVDSSSRMLQLEDLLDPARRAEVQRVLAKAGLGISAISNHADGQLLLGPLHEVTDGIYRGTPAEKRAYAIRRMQDCARAADAMGVRLVAGFIGCPDYARWFRWPGQEDGWAPQFAQCAEVMGAVLPVYREYGVRFAHELHPKQLVYETESAARSLEVLGEFAEWGFNVDTGNLALAGVDAVDFIRQFADRIWHVHAKDAEILRPVTRRHFLAHNRYYSQAERNFRFRIPGWGQLDWRRILTELHLAGYTGDIAVENEDSTIGRWEGSRLALDFIRPLLLHTPRQERWW from the coding sequence ATGCGACTGAGCCTCGCTTCCACGGCCTATATGGACCTGCCGCTCGGGGAGGCCGTCTCCCGGGTGAAGGAGCTCGGCCTGGAGTGCATCGACCTGGCGGTCGACTCCTCCTCGCGCATGCTCCAGCTGGAGGATCTGCTCGATCCGGCCCGGCGCGCGGAAGTGCAGCGGGTGCTCGCGAAGGCGGGGCTCGGCATCTCGGCGATCAGCAACCACGCGGATGGGCAGCTCTTGCTGGGGCCACTCCATGAGGTGACGGATGGCATCTACCGGGGCACTCCCGCGGAGAAGCGGGCCTACGCCATCCGGCGCATGCAGGACTGCGCCCGGGCGGCGGATGCCATGGGGGTGCGCCTGGTGGCGGGCTTCATCGGGTGCCCGGACTACGCGCGCTGGTTCCGCTGGCCCGGGCAGGAGGACGGGTGGGCCCCCCAGTTCGCCCAGTGCGCCGAGGTGATGGGCGCCGTGCTGCCCGTGTACCGCGAGTACGGGGTGCGCTTCGCGCACGAGCTCCACCCCAAGCAGCTCGTCTACGAGACGGAGAGCGCCGCGCGGAGCCTGGAGGTGCTGGGCGAGTTCGCCGAATGGGGCTTCAACGTCGACACCGGCAACCTGGCCCTGGCCGGAGTGGACGCCGTGGACTTCATCCGCCAGTTCGCCGACCGCATCTGGCACGTCCACGCCAAGGACGCGGAGATCCTCCGGCCCGTCACCCGGCGGCACTTCCTGGCCCACAACCGGTACTACTCGCAGGCGGAGCGCAACTTCCGCTTCCGGATTCCCGGCTGGGGCCAGCTCGACTGGCGCCGCATCCTCACCGAACTCCACCTGGCGGGCTACACCGGCGACATCGCCGTGGAGAACGAGGACAGCACCATCGGCCGCTGGGAAGGCAGCCGCCTGGCGCTCGACTTCATCCGGCCCCTGCTGCTGCACACCCCGCGGCAGGAGCGCTGGTGGTGA
- a CDS encoding trehalose-6-phosphate synthase yields the protein MSQERIFLASKRAPVTYHRDTSGALSAELAPGGTANVVADLASQLGVSWIACAMTEEDRYMATQHPRGMEVQVSAAAPVRLHLLQHDPAVFEDMQEIITADLLWASNNYLWDGWTKPTFDARSHRAWKNFERFTETFATTLLERSKSCAEPVYLLHDYQMCGVPQHLRAQRPTAPQLLFVHIPWPSADYWRMLPRPMREGLLRGMLGADVIAFFAHRWVRNFLACVEDLLPEARVDYPSATVRWEGRTVRAEAMALGYSPSALDIREGEGSPELDAWIGDHPLVVHSGRTDPIKNAERAVLAFTAALQEDPGLRHARLLVKMNPNRLSVEANQQYRDRVGRAVEAANRTLGGEVVRMVCTNSVNGTFAALKRADVLLLNSTVDGQNLTAFEGTLFNQRDAVLILSERCGAAEALAHVSRLVNPFDIVEQAQALKEALRATPAERAEAARRRREVVLRYDLPTWVRQQLSSLGLGAAQGERR from the coding sequence ATGAGCCAAGAACGCATCTTCCTTGCCAGCAAGCGCGCCCCCGTGACGTACCACCGCGATACCTCCGGAGCGCTCTCCGCGGAGCTGGCCCCGGGCGGCACCGCCAACGTGGTGGCCGATCTGGCCAGTCAGTTGGGCGTGTCCTGGATTGCCTGCGCCATGACGGAAGAGGACCGGTACATGGCCACCCAGCACCCCCGGGGCATGGAGGTGCAGGTGAGCGCCGCCGCCCCCGTCCGCCTCCACCTGCTCCAGCATGATCCCGCCGTCTTCGAGGACATGCAGGAGATCATCACCGCCGACCTGCTCTGGGCCAGCAACAACTACCTCTGGGATGGTTGGACGAAGCCCACCTTCGACGCGCGCAGCCACCGGGCGTGGAAGAACTTCGAGCGCTTCACGGAGACCTTCGCCACCACGCTGCTGGAGCGCTCGAAGTCCTGCGCGGAGCCCGTCTACCTGCTGCACGACTACCAGATGTGCGGAGTGCCCCAGCACCTGCGGGCCCAGCGCCCCACCGCGCCCCAACTGCTCTTCGTCCACATCCCCTGGCCCTCGGCGGACTACTGGCGGATGCTGCCACGGCCCATGCGCGAGGGGCTCCTGCGTGGAATGCTGGGCGCGGACGTCATCGCCTTCTTCGCCCACCGCTGGGTGCGCAACTTCCTGGCCTGCGTGGAGGATCTGCTGCCGGAGGCACGCGTGGACTACCCGTCCGCCACCGTGCGCTGGGAAGGCCGCACGGTGCGGGCGGAGGCGATGGCGCTCGGCTACAGCCCCTCGGCCCTGGACATCCGCGAGGGCGAGGGTTCCCCCGAGCTCGACGCGTGGATCGGCGACCACCCCCTCGTCGTCCACTCGGGCCGCACCGACCCCATCAAGAACGCCGAGCGGGCCGTGCTCGCCTTCACCGCGGCACTGCAAGAGGACCCGGGCCTGCGTCATGCCCGGCTGCTCGTGAAGATGAACCCCAACCGGCTCTCGGTGGAGGCCAACCAGCAGTACCGCGACCGGGTGGGCCGGGCCGTCGAGGCGGCCAACCGGACCCTGGGCGGCGAAGTCGTCCGGATGGTGTGCACCAACAGCGTCAACGGCACCTTCGCGGCCCTGAAGCGGGCGGACGTGCTGCTGCTCAACTCCACCGTCGACGGGCAGAATCTCACGGCCTTCGAGGGAACGCTGTTCAACCAGCGCGACGCGGTGCTCATCCTCTCGGAGCGCTGCGGCGCGGCCGAGGCGCTCGCCCACGTCTCGCGGCTCGTCAACCCGTTCGACATCGTCGAGCAGGCCCAGGCTCTGAAAGAAGCCCTGCGCGCCACCCCCGCCGAGCGGGCCGAGGCGGCGCGGCGGCGCCGGGAAGTCGTCCTCCGGTATGACCTGCCGACGTGGGTGCGCCAGCAGCTCTCCAGCCTGGGACTCGGCGCGGCCCAGGGGGAGCGTCGATGA
- a CDS encoding aspartate aminotransferase family protein: MTVPPPPFYYETGDIVLTEASGVRVRARDGREFLDCISGTFNLLLGHNHPEVMAAAKAQMDRLVHTGSSYLSEPVEQLGAALVGLAPPNLTRVHLRSPGGSTANEGAIRIAQHVTGKRDVITMFRSHLGQTMATIGYSGFAFHRAPFPYVMPGALHVPEPSCSRCFYGQKAEQCELPCVSRIDDFIRYASSGSVACVLIEPIFGVGGNIVPPPRYFPELKRFCEERGIVLIFDEIQTGFGRTGEMFAANYFGVSPHMMTLSKGLTGSGFPLGAILTEERLMGLPRIHHGFTGGGNAVASAAAMKTVEIVSRPGFLPHVRHVGTRLRDGLARLAQFHSFIGEVRGVGLMLGLEVVGPRGEPAPAQALGLQAALLRQGLMTRVSEHGRGHVIEMRPALIITEKEVDELLARFGEACHALA; encoded by the coding sequence ATGACGGTTCCTCCTCCCCCCTTCTATTACGAGACCGGCGACATCGTCCTCACCGAGGCCTCGGGAGTGCGGGTGCGGGCCCGGGACGGCCGGGAGTTCCTCGACTGCATCTCGGGGACCTTCAACCTCCTGCTGGGCCACAACCACCCCGAGGTGATGGCCGCCGCGAAGGCGCAGATGGACCGGCTGGTGCACACGGGCTCCTCCTACCTGTCGGAGCCCGTCGAGCAGCTGGGCGCGGCGCTGGTGGGCCTGGCCCCACCGAACCTCACCCGCGTGCACCTGCGCAGCCCGGGCGGCTCCACCGCGAACGAGGGCGCCATCCGCATCGCCCAGCACGTCACCGGCAAGCGGGATGTCATCACCATGTTCCGCAGCCACCTGGGACAGACCATGGCCACCATCGGGTACTCGGGCTTCGCCTTCCACCGGGCCCCGTTTCCCTACGTCATGCCGGGGGCGTTGCACGTGCCGGAGCCCTCGTGCTCGCGGTGCTTCTACGGCCAGAAGGCGGAGCAGTGCGAGCTGCCTTGCGTGTCGCGCATCGACGACTTCATCCGTTACGCCAGCTCGGGCAGCGTGGCGTGCGTGTTGATCGAACCCATCTTCGGGGTGGGCGGGAACATCGTTCCGCCGCCGCGCTACTTCCCCGAGCTCAAGCGCTTCTGCGAGGAGCGGGGCATCGTCCTCATCTTCGATGAAATACAGACGGGCTTTGGCCGCACGGGCGAGATGTTCGCCGCGAACTACTTCGGCGTCTCCCCGCACATGATGACCCTGTCCAAGGGCCTCACGGGGAGCGGCTTTCCGCTGGGGGCCATCCTCACCGAGGAGCGCCTGATGGGTCTGCCGCGCATCCACCACGGCTTCACGGGAGGGGGCAACGCGGTGGCGTCGGCGGCGGCCATGAAGACGGTGGAGATCGTCTCGCGTCCAGGCTTCCTTCCCCATGTCCGGCACGTGGGCACGCGCCTGCGCGACGGTCTGGCCCGGCTCGCCCAATTCCATTCCTTCATCGGAGAGGTGCGGGGAGTCGGCCTGATGCTGGGGTTGGAGGTGGTGGGCCCCCGCGGAGAGCCCGCGCCAGCCCAGGCGCTGGGATTACAGGCCGCCCTGCTGCGCCAGGGATTGATGACCCGGGTGTCCGAGCATGGGCGTGGCCACGTCATCGAGATGCGCCCGGCACTCATCATCACCGAGAAGGAAGTGGACGAGCTCCTCGCCCGCTTCGGAGAGGCGTGCCATGCCCTCGCCTGA
- a CDS encoding DUF2285 domain-containing protein, giving the protein MDPSLDAWTTSVFWADGALPRLMARIQTGLESKRGFRLEHLRCQKGLLLGPEGGTLLLTGNGEMVSLGCEGDVEALLLPGAAFALGIPGPQNLDGAISALNDFRTLLRPGPPEPLPRSKQLQSYLIALDAANAGASYRDIAILLYGEAAAARRWRDPARHMKDAVRYAVRRGGALMEGGYRRLLLKPPAGTE; this is encoded by the coding sequence GTGGACCCCTCGCTCGATGCCTGGACGACCTCGGTGTTCTGGGCGGATGGAGCCCTGCCCCGGTTGATGGCCCGCATCCAGACGGGCCTGGAGAGCAAGCGGGGATTCCGGCTGGAGCACCTGCGCTGCCAGAAGGGGTTGCTGCTCGGCCCCGAGGGGGGAACGCTGCTGCTCACCGGCAATGGCGAGATGGTCTCCCTGGGATGCGAGGGGGATGTGGAGGCCTTGCTCCTGCCCGGGGCCGCCTTCGCCCTGGGCATCCCCGGGCCACAGAATCTCGACGGCGCCATCTCCGCCCTGAATGACTTCCGGACGTTGCTGCGGCCCGGCCCGCCGGAGCCACTGCCCCGCTCCAAGCAGCTCCAGAGCTATCTGATCGCGCTCGACGCGGCCAATGCGGGCGCCTCGTACCGGGACATCGCCATCCTGCTGTATGGCGAGGCCGCCGCGGCCAGGCGCTGGAGGGACCCCGCCCGTCACATGAAGGATGCCGTCCGTTACGCCGTGCGGCGCGGGGGAGCGCTCATGGAAGGGGGTTATCGCCGCTTGCTCCTCAAGCCACCGGCGGGGACCGAATAG
- a CDS encoding SDR family oxidoreductase produces MRHVLIIGSGFIGQRLGRALRDAGLEVTLSSRHWPPGLGQEPWRCLDATRPGAIAEAVGATGAHAVVLVHGPSDITGCESAPEAAMATHAGIAARLCQEAPSVRKVLISTDNVFDGQDTSYDESRSPNPANAYGRAKLAAEHVLLSADPGALVVRTSLVYGYEPQGPGRGWRNFFMVVAEAVRAGQPVQAPVDHWNTPILVDDAAAVLARLIPGRQAGLLHLAGPDRASRFEWGQLIARSLGQDPGLVRPVERAAGRYSCRPTNACLRSLRLHQLPELSGLSISGLAAGAARLGPLLDVPPPPASIEEVIP; encoded by the coding sequence ATGAGACACGTCCTCATCATCGGCAGCGGCTTCATCGGCCAGCGGCTCGGCCGGGCCCTGCGGGACGCGGGGCTCGAGGTGACGCTGTCCTCCCGCCACTGGCCTCCGGGGCTCGGACAGGAGCCCTGGCGGTGCCTGGATGCCACGCGGCCCGGAGCCATCGCCGAGGCGGTGGGCGCCACCGGGGCGCACGCCGTGGTGCTCGTGCACGGGCCCTCGGACATCACCGGGTGCGAGAGCGCGCCCGAGGCCGCCATGGCCACCCACGCGGGCATCGCCGCGCGCCTGTGCCAGGAGGCCCCCTCGGTCCGCAAGGTGTTGATCTCCACGGACAACGTCTTCGACGGCCAGGACACCAGCTACGACGAGTCCCGGAGCCCCAACCCCGCCAACGCCTATGGCCGGGCGAAGCTGGCCGCCGAGCACGTGCTGCTCTCCGCGGACCCGGGCGCCCTCGTCGTGCGCACCAGCCTCGTCTACGGGTACGAGCCCCAGGGCCCGGGCCGGGGCTGGCGCAACTTCTTCATGGTGGTGGCGGAGGCCGTGCGCGCCGGCCAGCCGGTGCAGGCCCCCGTCGATCACTGGAACACCCCGATCCTCGTCGATGACGCGGCGGCGGTGCTCGCGCGCCTGATTCCGGGACGCCAGGCGGGGCTCCTCCACCTGGCGGGACCCGACCGGGCGTCCCGCTTCGAATGGGGCCAGCTCATCGCCCGGAGTCTGGGCCAGGACCCCGGCCTCGTGCGGCCCGTGGAGCGTGCCGCCGGGCGCTACTCGTGCCGTCCCACCAATGCCTGTCTGCGCAGCCTGCGGCTGCACCAGCTCCCGGAGCTCTCCGGGCTGAGCATCTCGGGCCTCGCCGCGGGGGCCGCGCGTCTCGGCCCCCTTCTCGATGTCCCCCCTCCCCCCGCCTCGATTGAGGAAGTCATCCCATGA
- a CDS encoding sugar phosphate nucleotidyltransferase codes for MEHLRAVLLAGGRGVRMGRLGQGRLKPLVPFGGQCHLIDFSLSNCRDSGIDEVLLLSQHNEAQLIHYLLECWHGQGMKIHFGPYQGITPETCEHVLATVHRPAESGTGEALLFNAPYIFGKNVRDVLVLHADHVYRFDYRPMLALHRERRAALTIGYQRIALEAVSLFGMVEFGAGDRLLRFVEKPAHPTADTVFTAVAIFDAESLQRYLDVLSRGPWQADVSRDVIPAMIQAGERIFGYRFDGYWEDIGTTARYLEAHHRLVSRPPTLSLAQLPHTLRPEAARRWVSEAGGLRHTLTGEDVRCEGRAERSVLFPGVIIGPRAVVRDSVVLPGARILGDSRVEGSIVLDGEHVHDAHLLNRTE; via the coding sequence ATGGAGCACTTGCGAGCGGTGTTACTTGCCGGCGGGCGTGGCGTGCGGATGGGCCGCCTGGGACAGGGCCGGCTCAAGCCGCTGGTCCCCTTTGGTGGCCAGTGCCACCTCATCGACTTCAGCCTCTCGAATTGCCGCGACTCGGGCATTGACGAGGTGTTGCTGTTGTCCCAGCACAACGAAGCCCAACTCATCCACTACCTGCTGGAGTGCTGGCACGGTCAGGGCATGAAGATTCACTTCGGCCCCTATCAGGGCATCACCCCGGAGACGTGTGAGCACGTGCTGGCCACGGTGCACCGGCCCGCCGAGTCCGGCACGGGCGAGGCCCTGCTGTTCAACGCGCCCTACATCTTCGGCAAGAACGTGCGGGATGTGCTCGTGCTCCATGCCGACCATGTCTACCGATTCGACTACCGGCCGATGCTGGCCTTGCACCGCGAGCGCCGCGCGGCGTTGACGATCGGCTATCAGCGCATCGCACTCGAGGCCGTGTCCCTGTTTGGCATGGTGGAGTTCGGCGCCGGGGACCGGCTCCTGCGTTTCGTGGAGAAGCCCGCCCACCCCACGGCCGATACGGTGTTCACCGCGGTGGCCATCTTCGACGCGGAGTCCCTGCAACGCTATCTGGACGTGCTGTCCCGGGGGCCGTGGCAGGCGGATGTCAGTCGGGATGTCATCCCCGCCATGATTCAGGCGGGGGAGCGCATCTTCGGCTACCGGTTCGACGGGTACTGGGAGGACATCGGCACCACGGCCCGCTACCTGGAAGCGCACCATCGGCTCGTCTCGCGACCGCCCACGCTGAGCCTGGCGCAACTGCCGCACACGCTCCGGCCGGAGGCCGCCCGCCGCTGGGTGTCCGAGGCGGGGGGGCTTCGCCACACGCTCACCGGGGAGGACGTGCGGTGTGAGGGCCGGGCCGAGCGCTCGGTGCTATTTCCAGGCGTCATCATCGGCCCACGCGCGGTGGTGCGCGACAGCGTCGTGCTGCCCGGGGCGCGCATCCTCGGGGACAGCCGCGTCGAGGGGAGCATCGTGCTCGATGGCGAGCACGTCCACGACGCCCACCTCTTGAACCGAACGGAATGA